A window from Desulfovibrio sp. Fe33 encodes these proteins:
- a CDS encoding chemotaxis protein, with product MATQSTDILLEAGTNELEIVEFYLEEEPKESAETEANQEDQANGNGHKPSRKGYYGVNVAKVLEIIRMPKVTEMPEVSHSSVLGAFNLRSRIIPLLDLSIWLKKKRVENEPPKVIVTEFNQVTSAFMVSGVTRIHRISWEDVEAPNKYVSALSSDSITGVVKFEDRIVFILDLERIVSELNPAMRLRFDDNFVLDGFSGYKALIADDSPLIREMIRDMLGQAGFQVEKTTNGRECWDRLLEIKKRALEEDRPITDYVQVLVSDIEMPMMDGHHLCRRVKEDPVLRSLPVILFSSLITDKLRHRGETVGADDQISKPEITQLARRAAALIEDRKTRSR from the coding sequence ATGGCCACCCAGTCCACTGACATTCTGCTCGAAGCGGGCACCAACGAGCTGGAAATCGTCGAATTCTACCTTGAAGAGGAACCCAAGGAATCCGCCGAAACCGAGGCCAACCAGGAAGACCAGGCGAACGGAAACGGGCACAAACCCAGCCGCAAAGGATACTACGGCGTCAACGTGGCCAAGGTGCTGGAGATCATCCGGATGCCCAAGGTCACGGAGATGCCCGAGGTTTCCCACTCGTCCGTGCTCGGCGCCTTCAACCTCCGCTCACGGATCATCCCCCTGCTCGATCTGTCCATCTGGCTCAAGAAAAAACGGGTGGAAAACGAGCCGCCCAAGGTCATCGTCACCGAATTCAACCAAGTCACTTCGGCCTTCATGGTCTCAGGCGTGACCCGCATCCACCGCATCTCCTGGGAGGATGTGGAAGCGCCCAACAAATACGTGTCCGCCCTGTCCTCGGACTCCATCACCGGCGTGGTCAAATTCGAAGACCGCATCGTCTTCATCCTCGACCTGGAACGCATCGTCTCGGAGCTCAACCCGGCCATGCGCCTCCGGTTCGACGACAACTTCGTCCTCGACGGCTTCTCCGGATACAAAGCCCTCATCGCCGACGATTCCCCGCTCATCCGCGAAATGATCCGCGACATGCTCGGCCAGGCCGGATTTCAGGTGGAAAAAACCACCAACGGCCGGGAATGCTGGGACCGGCTGCTGGAAATCAAGAAACGCGCCCTGGAAGAGGACCGGCCCATCACTGATTATGTCCAGGTCCTGGTCTCGGACATCGAAATGCCCATGATGGACGGCCACCATCTGTGCAGGCGCGTCAAGGAGGACCCGGTCCTGCGCAGCCTGCCGGTCATTCTCTTCTCATCGCTCATCACCGACAAGCTCCGCCACCGAGGTGAAACCGTAGGCGCGGACGACCAAATCTCGAAACCCGAAATCACCCAGCTCGCCCGGCGCGCAGCCGCGCTCATCGAGGACCGCAAGACGCGGAGCAGATAA
- the hypE gene encoding hydrogenase expression/formation protein HypE encodes MSDKVLLDYGSGGRASQRLISELFLKHLGNDELDRLNDAAVLSLSGKVAMSTDSFTVDPIFFPGGDIGSLAVHGTVNDVAMMGAVPRYITCGYIIEEGLPMADLERIVASMGEAARKAGVKVVTGDTKVVPKGACDKIFINTTGIGDVIADPVPSGDAARPGDAVLVSGTIGDHGLTVLGTREGLDFEAKVQSDSAALNHLLVKLVSELPEVHVLRDPTRGGLATTLNEITKSSNVCCELIENDIPVRPEVKGGCSILGLDPLYLANEGKFLCVLPEEYAEKALEIMRADPLGRDARRIGSMTDANPGKVVLVTPLGGKRLLGMLEGEQLPRIC; translated from the coding sequence ATGTCTGACAAGGTGTTACTCGATTACGGCAGCGGCGGGCGCGCTTCCCAGCGCCTCATCTCCGAACTCTTTCTCAAGCACCTGGGCAACGACGAACTCGACCGTCTCAATGATGCGGCCGTGCTTTCCCTGTCCGGCAAGGTGGCCATGTCCACTGATTCCTTCACGGTCGACCCGATCTTCTTTCCCGGCGGCGACATAGGTTCGCTCGCCGTGCACGGCACGGTCAACGATGTGGCCATGATGGGCGCGGTCCCGCGTTACATCACCTGCGGCTACATCATCGAGGAAGGCCTGCCCATGGCCGACCTGGAGAGGATCGTGGCCTCCATGGGCGAGGCCGCCCGCAAGGCCGGGGTCAAGGTCGTCACCGGCGACACCAAGGTCGTTCCCAAGGGAGCTTGCGACAAGATATTCATCAACACCACCGGCATCGGCGATGTCATCGCCGACCCTGTTCCCAGTGGAGACGCCGCCCGTCCCGGCGATGCCGTGCTTGTCTCCGGGACCATTGGCGATCATGGGCTGACCGTGCTCGGCACCCGCGAGGGACTCGATTTCGAGGCCAAGGTGCAGTCCGATTCCGCCGCGCTTAACCATCTTTTGGTCAAGCTCGTCAGCGAACTGCCCGAGGTGCACGTCCTGCGTGATCCCACCCGCGGCGGCCTGGCCACTACCCTCAACGAGATCACCAAAAGCTCCAACGTGTGCTGCGAATTGATCGAAAACGATATCCCGGTGCGGCCCGAGGTCAAGGGCGGTTGTTCCATTCTCGGCCTCGATCCCCTTTATTTGGCGAACGAGGGCAAGTTCCTTTGCGTCCTGCCCGAAGAGTACGCCGAAAAGGCCTTGGAAATCATGCGCGCCGACCCCCTGGGCCGGGACGCCCGCCGTATCGGGTCCATGACCGACGCCAACCCCGGCAAAGTCGTGCTCGTCACTCCCCTCGGTGGGAAGCGGCTCCTCGGCATGTTGGAAGGCGAACAACTCCCCCGCATCTGTTAG
- the hypD gene encoding hydrogenase formation protein HypD encodes MSFELLEKFRDPDLCRKILDKMESELDRELRFMEVCGTHTVAIFQSGLRSLLPKKVVHLSGPGCPVCVTHESEVNAFLDLAGRDKVIIATFGDLMRVPGDKGRNLKKAMADGARVKVVYSPFDTLKLAKENPDSLVVFIGVGFETTAPTIAGTMKMARQQGIGNLRILCFHKTVPTALDALLSDEAINIDGFILPGHVSAIIGVEPYRFIARDYAKSAVVTGFEPLDILQSLNQMIEWRNKGEAHVSNNYTRIVGENGNPKALEIMYEVFEPCDALWRGLGLIPGSGLEIRSEWEQFDAKKEFGIEIKESPSLPGCKCGDILKGVKQPDQCPLFGKACTPADPVGPCMVSTEGSCAAYYKYKLD; translated from the coding sequence TTGAGCTTCGAATTACTTGAAAAATTTCGTGATCCTGACCTGTGCCGGAAAATCCTCGACAAGATGGAATCCGAGCTGGACCGGGAGCTGCGCTTCATGGAGGTTTGCGGCACCCACACTGTAGCCATTTTCCAAAGCGGACTGCGTTCCCTCCTGCCGAAAAAGGTGGTGCATCTGAGCGGCCCGGGCTGCCCGGTCTGCGTCACCCACGAGTCCGAGGTGAACGCCTTCCTTGATCTGGCCGGACGCGACAAGGTCATCATCGCCACCTTCGGCGATCTCATGCGCGTGCCCGGCGACAAGGGCCGCAACCTCAAGAAGGCCATGGCCGACGGCGCGCGGGTTAAGGTCGTCTATTCGCCCTTCGACACCCTCAAGCTGGCCAAGGAGAATCCGGACAGCCTGGTGGTCTTCATCGGCGTGGGCTTCGAAACCACGGCGCCGACCATCGCCGGAACCATGAAGATGGCCCGCCAGCAGGGCATCGGCAATCTGCGGATTCTCTGTTTTCACAAGACCGTGCCCACCGCCCTTGACGCGCTCCTTTCCGACGAGGCCATCAACATCGACGGCTTCATCCTGCCTGGCCACGTCTCGGCCATCATCGGTGTGGAACCCTATCGGTTCATCGCCCGCGATTACGCCAAATCCGCCGTGGTCACCGGGTTCGAGCCCCTGGACATCCTCCAGTCCCTGAACCAGATGATCGAGTGGCGAAACAAGGGCGAGGCGCATGTGTCCAACAACTACACGCGCATCGTCGGCGAGAACGGCAATCCCAAGGCCCTGGAGATCATGTATGAGGTGTTCGAACCCTGCGACGCCCTCTGGCGCGGCCTCGGCCTGATCCCCGGTTCCGGCCTTGAAATACGCTCCGAGTGGGAGCAGTTCGACGCCAAGAAGGAATTCGGCATCGAAATCAAGGAAAGTCCGTCCTTGCCCGGCTGCAAGTGCGGTGACATTCTCAAGGGCGTCAAACAGCCCGATCAATGTCCTCTTTTCGGCAAGGCTTGCACTCCGGCCGATCCGGTCGGCCCGTGCATGGTCTCCACCGAGGGCAGTTGTGCGGCATACTACAAATACAAACTGGATTAG
- a CDS encoding HD domain-containing protein, producing MSAKENTFRPAGRYRSPLPPPPPAVHAPGQFVPDDAQCFRYWEEFAMLDNVAEHSRMVAAVATCIAERAVEKGMDVHVPTVRASALLHDLAKTYCIRHGGNHSQLGGAWVAELTGNPVIACGVSHHVYWPFDMDLARYFTPLAVLYADKRVNHNELVSIEDRFKDLIIRYGIPMNLQDRINETKRQALELEQLICDTLEVDLNACDFDSGRLV from the coding sequence ATGTCTGCCAAAGAAAACACTTTCCGACCCGCCGGTCGGTATAGATCGCCCCTTCCCCCGCCGCCGCCCGCCGTGCACGCCCCGGGACAATTCGTCCCGGACGACGCGCAGTGCTTCCGGTACTGGGAGGAATTCGCCATGCTCGACAACGTGGCCGAGCACAGCCGCATGGTTGCGGCCGTCGCCACCTGCATCGCCGAACGGGCCGTCGAAAAGGGCATGGACGTGCACGTTCCTACGGTGCGCGCATCGGCCCTGCTCCACGACCTGGCCAAGACATACTGCATCCGCCACGGCGGCAATCACAGCCAGCTCGGCGGGGCCTGGGTGGCCGAACTGACCGGGAATCCGGTCATCGCCTGCGGAGTGAGCCATCACGTCTATTGGCCCTTCGACATGGATCTTGCGCGCTACTTCACGCCCCTGGCCGTGCTTTACGCGGACAAGCGGGTGAACCACAACGAGCTGGTGTCCATCGAAGACCGCTTCAAGGACCTGATCATCCGATACGGAATCCCGATGAACCTCCAGGACCGCATAAACGAAACCAAGCGGCAGGCCCTGGAATTGGAACAACTGATATGCGACACACTCGAGGTGGACCTCAATGCATGTGATTTTGATAGCGGGCGGCTGGTCTGA
- a CDS encoding D-alanine--D-alanine ligase family protein: MHVILIAGGWSDERDVSLVGAKKIRTALDELGHEVTFFDPADDFRNLLNIAKDADFAFINLHGEPGEDGLIQAVLDKADCPYQGAGPAGSYLALNKAAAKEVFEANGIKTPDWQLVTPTQGRETPLKLPLPVFVKPDKGGSSLGMSLVRTAEEFPAALDKVFAMCQSALVETYIHGVELTCGILGEKALPLIMITPRDGSDFFDYENKYAADGAEEICPAPVDEALSKSIQDQMLVAHSALGLRGYSRGDFIATADGDTYLLEVNTLPGMTPTSLLPRAAAHVGYSFTELIGELIRLGLQGRG, translated from the coding sequence ATGCATGTGATTTTGATAGCGGGCGGCTGGTCTGACGAACGGGATGTTTCCCTGGTCGGAGCAAAGAAGATTCGGACCGCGCTGGATGAACTCGGCCATGAAGTGACGTTTTTCGACCCGGCCGACGACTTCAGAAACCTGCTCAACATAGCCAAAGACGCTGATTTCGCCTTTATCAACCTGCACGGCGAACCGGGCGAGGACGGCCTCATCCAGGCCGTCCTGGACAAGGCGGACTGCCCCTATCAGGGCGCCGGTCCCGCCGGTTCCTACCTTGCCTTGAACAAGGCCGCCGCCAAGGAAGTCTTCGAGGCCAACGGCATCAAGACACCGGACTGGCAGCTCGTCACCCCCACGCAGGGACGGGAGACTCCGCTGAAACTCCCCCTGCCCGTATTCGTCAAGCCCGACAAGGGCGGCTCGTCCCTGGGCATGTCCCTGGTCCGCACGGCCGAGGAATTCCCGGCGGCATTGGACAAGGTATTCGCCATGTGCCAGTCCGCGCTGGTGGAAACCTATATCCACGGCGTCGAGCTGACCTGCGGCATTCTCGGAGAAAAGGCCCTGCCCCTCATCATGATTACCCCCAGGGACGGTTCCGACTTCTTCGACTACGAAAACAAGTACGCGGCCGACGGGGCCGAGGAAATCTGTCCGGCTCCCGTGGACGAGGCGCTGTCCAAGTCCATTCAGGACCAGATGCTCGTCGCGCATTCGGCGCTGGGCCTGAGAGGCTACAGCCGAGGCGACTTCATCGCCACCGCCGATGGGGATACCTATCTGCTCGAAGTCAACACCCTGCCCGGCATGACTCCCACCAGCCTGCTGCCCAGGGCAGCGGCCCACGTGGGCTACTCGTTCACCGAACTGATAGGCGAGCTTATCCGGCTCGGACTCCAAGGCAGGGGCTAA
- a CDS encoding 3-deoxy-D-manno-octulosonic acid transferase, with protein sequence MGKTGVNMGLRAYGLAWKAVLPLLRFNGRLKDGWEQRTLDGGLPAPAHLWIQAASGGEAYLAWEILKHLRPPASASLRVLVTTNTLQGHQTLARAADEINGRKSGLAVQPWYFPFDDPGLMRRMVDRVRPELAVILETEIWPGFLSACKTGGVPVLLANGRMTTKSLAGYMSWPALFRELAPERIMAVSETDARRFGTLFGRDRVEVMPNIKFDRMGDAGPMTRASNPLKDIVAAEDDFVIFGSVRREELDAVTRLAAGLLSARPGTVLGLFPRHMHHLDLWRAAIDGAGLNWVLRSRLTGTAKPGTVILWDTFGELVPAYGLAKAAFVGGSLAPLGGQNFLEPLTSGVTPVTGPHWKNFSWMGREIIDSGLAVEAADWREALESLKKILEETPPREKVTAAAGQYIRDRRGGAEAVAKQVADFLNND encoded by the coding sequence ATGGGAAAAACCGGCGTGAACATGGGCCTGCGGGCCTACGGGTTGGCCTGGAAGGCCGTCCTGCCCCTGCTCAGGTTCAACGGACGGCTCAAGGACGGCTGGGAGCAGCGCACCCTGGACGGCGGCCTGCCCGCACCGGCCCACCTGTGGATACAAGCCGCCAGCGGAGGCGAGGCGTACCTTGCCTGGGAGATTCTCAAGCATCTGAGGCCGCCCGCATCCGCATCCCTGCGCGTGCTCGTGACCACCAATACCCTCCAAGGGCACCAGACCCTGGCCCGGGCGGCGGACGAGATCAACGGCCGCAAGTCCGGCCTCGCGGTGCAGCCCTGGTATTTCCCCTTCGACGATCCGGGCCTCATGCGCCGCATGGTCGACCGGGTGCGCCCGGAATTGGCCGTCATTCTCGAAACCGAGATTTGGCCGGGCTTTCTGTCCGCCTGCAAGACCGGCGGCGTTCCCGTGCTTCTGGCCAACGGCCGCATGACCACCAAGTCCCTGGCCGGATACATGAGCTGGCCCGCCCTGTTCCGCGAACTCGCGCCGGAACGGATCATGGCCGTATCCGAAACCGACGCCCGACGCTTCGGGACCCTGTTCGGCCGCGACCGGGTAGAGGTCATGCCCAACATCAAATTCGACCGCATGGGCGACGCCGGCCCCATGACCCGCGCGAGCAATCCCCTCAAGGACATTGTCGCCGCCGAAGACGACTTCGTCATATTCGGCTCGGTCCGCCGCGAGGAACTGGACGCCGTCACCCGTCTGGCTGCCGGACTCCTGTCCGCCCGTCCGGGCACGGTGCTCGGCCTGTTCCCCCGCCACATGCACCACCTGGACCTGTGGCGCGCAGCCATCGACGGAGCCGGACTCAACTGGGTCCTGCGCTCCCGCCTGACCGGAACGGCGAAACCCGGCACCGTGATTCTTTGGGACACCTTCGGCGAGCTGGTTCCGGCCTATGGACTCGCCAAAGCGGCCTTTGTGGGCGGCTCCCTGGCCCCGCTCGGCGGGCAGAATTTTCTCGAGCCCCTGACCAGCGGCGTGACTCCGGTGACGGGTCCTCATTGGAAAAATTTCTCCTGGATGGGCCGCGAGATCATCGATTCCGGCCTGGCGGTGGAGGCGGCCGATTGGCGGGAAGCCCTGGAATCGCTGAAAAAGATTCTGGAAGAAACGCCGCCTCGCGAAAAAGTGACCGCGGCCGCCGGGCAATATATCCGGGATCGCCGGGGCGGCGCGGAAGCGGTCGCTAAACAGGTTGCCGATTTCCTCAATAACGATTAA
- the kdsB gene encoding 3-deoxy-manno-octulosonate cytidylyltransferase, producing MSEFPECHGIIPARFESSRFPGKPLVEIDGKPMFWHVYSRASACPQMTSVTLATDDERIHAAARELGVPVVMTRSDHSSGTDRVLEAARTLSIDSDAVVVNIQGDEPCLEPDMLTELVRPFSNRRVRVATLATSIGPDEAASPDRVKVVRARDGRALYFSRSLVPFDRDEKLHGFLLHIGLYAFRMEALERFGSLDPSPLELREKLEQLRLLEDGIDIYVTETRHTCHGVDRPEDLVKVKTILENH from the coding sequence ATGAGCGAATTCCCCGAATGTCACGGCATCATCCCCGCAAGGTTCGAGTCCTCGCGGTTCCCGGGCAAGCCGCTGGTCGAGATCGACGGCAAGCCCATGTTCTGGCACGTCTACTCTCGGGCTTCGGCCTGTCCCCAGATGACCAGCGTCACCCTGGCGACGGATGACGAGCGCATCCACGCAGCCGCCCGGGAACTCGGCGTACCCGTGGTCATGACCCGCTCGGACCACAGCAGCGGTACGGACCGCGTCCTCGAAGCGGCCAGGACCCTGTCCATTGACTCCGACGCGGTAGTGGTTAACATCCAAGGTGACGAGCCATGCCTGGAGCCGGACATGCTCACCGAATTGGTACGGCCCTTCTCAAACCGCCGGGTGCGGGTGGCCACGCTGGCCACATCCATAGGCCCGGACGAGGCGGCCTCGCCCGATCGGGTCAAGGTGGTCCGCGCCCGGGACGGACGCGCGCTCTATTTCTCGCGTTCGCTGGTACCCTTCGACCGTGACGAAAAGCTGCATGGCTTTTTGCTGCACATCGGCCTCTACGCCTTCCGCATGGAAGCGTTGGAGCGGTTCGGCAGCCTGGACCCGAGTCCGCTGGAGCTCCGGGAAAAACTGGAGCAACTCCGTCTTCTTGAGGACGGCATCGATATTTACGTAACCGAGACGCGGCACACCTGCCACGGGGTGGACAGGCCCGAAGACCTCGTCAAGGTCAAGACCATTCTGGAGAATCATTGA
- the carA gene encoding glutamine-hydrolyzing carbamoyl-phosphate synthase small subunit: MKAILALEDGTIFKGTSFTGQGEASGEVIFNTGMTGYQEILTDPSYTGQMVTMTYPLIGNYGVNPEDVESHKVQAAGFIVKECCKKPSNWRSSMSLPEYLTQAGVMGIEGIDTRALTRHLRMNGAQRGYIATGDADPAELVEKARSIEKMEGLNLADRVSCEKPYTWDGKKPVFIDELKDFAWKGTGPKLAVYDFGIKWNILRLIEEQGFDMIVLPSHFTAAQVRELGPDAVFLSNGPGDPAAVTTAVEAAKDLCEDLPVAGICLGHQILGLAMGGTTFKLKFGHHGCNHPVMDLQTEKIEISSQNHGFCVDVEGLDFLEKTHVNLNDNTLEGFRHKEKPILAIQHHPEAGPGPHDSRYFFPRFRDMVRERTGL, translated from the coding sequence ATGAAAGCGATCCTTGCCCTCGAAGACGGCACGATTTTCAAGGGAACGAGTTTCACCGGGCAGGGCGAAGCCTCCGGTGAGGTCATCTTCAACACCGGCATGACCGGCTACCAGGAAATCCTGACCGATCCGTCCTACACCGGGCAGATGGTCACCATGACCTATCCGCTCATCGGCAACTACGGCGTCAATCCCGAGGACGTCGAATCGCACAAGGTCCAGGCGGCGGGCTTCATCGTCAAGGAATGCTGCAAGAAGCCCAGCAACTGGCGTTCCTCCATGTCCCTGCCCGAGTACCTGACCCAGGCCGGAGTCATGGGCATCGAAGGCATCGACACCCGCGCCCTGACCCGCCACCTGCGCATGAACGGCGCACAGCGCGGCTACATTGCCACCGGCGACGCCGATCCCGCGGAGCTGGTCGAGAAAGCCCGGTCCATCGAAAAGATGGAAGGCCTCAATCTGGCTGACCGCGTGTCCTGCGAAAAGCCCTACACATGGGACGGCAAAAAGCCCGTCTTCATCGATGAATTGAAAGATTTCGCCTGGAAAGGCACCGGGCCCAAGCTCGCCGTGTACGACTTCGGCATCAAGTGGAACATCCTGCGCCTCATCGAGGAACAGGGCTTCGACATGATCGTCCTGCCCTCCCATTTCACCGCCGCCCAGGTGCGCGAACTCGGCCCGGACGCAGTGTTCCTATCCAACGGCCCCGGCGACCCGGCCGCCGTCACCACCGCAGTCGAAGCCGCCAAGGACCTCTGCGAGGACCTGCCCGTGGCGGGCATCTGCCTCGGCCACCAGATTCTCGGCCTCGCCATGGGCGGAACGACCTTCAAGCTCAAGTTCGGCCACCACGGCTGCAACCATCCGGTCATGGATCTGCAAACCGAGAAGATCGAAATATCCTCCCAGAACCACGGGTTCTGCGTGGATGTGGAAGGCCTGGATTTCCTGGAAAAGACCCACGTAAACCTCAACGACAACACTCTTGAGGGATTCCGGCACAAGGAAAAGCCCATCCTGGCCATCCAGCACCACCCTGAGGCAGGGCCGGGTCCTCACGACAGCCGCTATTTCTTCCCGAGGTTTCGTGATATGGTCAGGGAAAGAACCGGGCTGTAG
- a CDS encoding tetratricopeptide repeat protein translates to MSTDLIKSRKKLNSVSTLLKQGKYMPAVQAVHDGLILFLKNQVMKNERDEFEEILKRVTYVLNSDKELRKIYPLVISYEPGQERPLLDAMRELLQELQKALNEEVQSDLKALNAQKRAELEKGQAHLDAQEWDKANSVFDQLVRTFSGDSELKADIADRYLNAGRYKEAYSMLDDALKDDPNAIHLYNRIGMVLRKMQDYETAEKYYLKALTLASDDEYLHYNMGRLYYDWRKWAKMASSANKAVQINPDFAEAVKMLKFAQKKMS, encoded by the coding sequence ATGTCCACTGATCTGATCAAGTCTCGCAAGAAGCTGAACTCCGTCTCCACCCTCCTGAAACAGGGCAAATACATGCCCGCTGTTCAGGCGGTCCACGACGGGCTCATCCTCTTTCTCAAGAATCAGGTCATGAAAAACGAGCGCGACGAATTCGAAGAGATCCTCAAACGGGTTACCTACGTGCTCAATTCGGACAAGGAACTGCGCAAGATATACCCCCTGGTCATCAGCTACGAGCCGGGCCAGGAACGCCCGCTGCTCGACGCCATGCGCGAGCTCCTGCAAGAGTTGCAAAAGGCCCTCAACGAAGAGGTTCAAAGCGACCTGAAGGCCCTCAACGCCCAGAAAAGGGCCGAATTGGAGAAAGGACAGGCACATCTGGACGCCCAGGAATGGGATAAGGCCAACTCGGTCTTCGACCAGCTCGTCCGCACCTTCAGCGGAGATTCGGAGCTCAAGGCGGACATCGCCGACCGCTACCTCAACGCGGGCCGGTACAAGGAAGCGTACTCCATGCTGGATGACGCGCTCAAGGACGACCCCAACGCCATCCATCTATACAACCGCATCGGCATGGTCCTGCGAAAGATGCAAGACTATGAGACCGCCGAAAAGTATTACCTCAAGGCGCTCACCCTGGCCTCCGATGACGAATACCTGCACTACAACATGGGCCGACTCTACTACGACTGGCGCAAATGGGCCAAAATGGCCAGCTCCGCCAACAAAGCCGTTCAGATCAACCCCGACTTCGCCGAAGCCGTCAAAATGCTTAAATTCGCCCAGAAGAAAATGAGCTGA
- a CDS encoding pancreas/duodenum homeobox protein 1 has product MSPYGRIFTEDILRTIFPPERTEAFFEALFGDAEEGSYDIALAYGGAEGQVLNFELKLVQRPGKCLACNLTYGLPQVFSRHPVINVNGIADAVAQAAGAPSAEWQLGNTRELSRELHVIPLTITLA; this is encoded by the coding sequence ATGAGCCCATACGGCCGAATTTTTACAGAGGATATTTTGCGGACCATTTTCCCGCCCGAGCGGACCGAGGCTTTTTTCGAGGCCCTGTTCGGTGACGCCGAAGAGGGAAGCTACGATATTGCCCTGGCCTATGGCGGAGCCGAGGGACAAGTCCTTAATTTCGAACTCAAGCTCGTCCAGCGGCCCGGCAAGTGTCTGGCCTGCAACCTGACCTATGGTTTGCCTCAGGTCTTTTCCCGGCACCCGGTAATCAACGTCAACGGCATCGCCGATGCCGTGGCGCAAGCCGCAGGCGCTCCGTCCGCCGAATGGCAACTCGGCAATACGCGCGAACTCTCCCGCGAACTTCACGTTATCCCCCTGACCATCACCCTCGCCTGA
- a CDS encoding DUF401 family protein yields the protein MDSLLVTLAPFLKVLFSFLLMLAGMRLRIGLGLSILLGGAAMGLLFGMGVASIVETGVLALAQEKFLFLAAIVGLILILSDAMERSGQSRRLMEALSGFLTSPRLRLIFFPALIGLLPMPGGAVFSAPMIKTVSEDMRITNSDRAVLNYWFRHIWELVWPLYPGIILTLALADIQIIDLISYTWPGTPIMLFAGWIFFLRPGVLGSQDLAIPMPVTSRSKSAAFREGLPLLIAIVGAIGLETSIAAFAPAIPFEFGVVAALAAAVACVMVQNTQLGLEFFRQVLTKKSLWSMVFVITAIFVFKDILQAAGVVSEMARVAGGNAALFASAAFLPFLVGMVAGINVAFVGATFPLLLGVLASLGMQDQTIPYIVLATFCGFTGVMISPIHICFILTCEYFQCDLGRTWRKVVPPCLVFLASGVALFFLYI from the coding sequence ATGGATTCCCTTCTCGTTACTCTCGCGCCCTTTCTCAAGGTGCTTTTCTCCTTTCTGCTCATGCTTGCGGGAATGCGCCTGCGCATCGGGCTGGGGCTGTCCATCCTTCTGGGCGGTGCGGCCATGGGGCTTCTTTTCGGCATGGGCGTCGCGTCCATTGTCGAGACGGGCGTTCTGGCCCTGGCTCAGGAGAAATTTCTGTTTCTGGCGGCCATTGTCGGCCTCATCCTGATTCTCAGCGACGCCATGGAACGGTCGGGCCAGTCCCGACGGCTCATGGAGGCTTTGTCCGGTTTCCTGACGAGTCCGAGGCTCAGGCTCATCTTTTTCCCCGCGCTCATTGGACTGCTGCCCATGCCCGGCGGGGCGGTCTTTTCCGCGCCCATGATAAAGACCGTGTCCGAGGACATGCGCATCACCAATTCGGATCGGGCCGTGCTCAATTATTGGTTCCGGCACATCTGGGAGCTGGTTTGGCCGCTCTACCCCGGCATCATTCTGACCCTGGCCCTGGCCGACATCCAGATCATCGATCTCATTTCCTACACCTGGCCCGGCACCCCCATCATGCTTTTCGCCGGTTGGATATTCTTCCTGCGGCCCGGCGTGCTCGGGAGCCAGGACCTGGCCATCCCCATGCCCGTCACCTCCCGCAGCAAGTCCGCCGCATTCAGGGAAGGGCTGCCGCTGCTCATCGCCATTGTGGGAGCCATCGGGCTGGAGACCTCCATCGCCGCCTTCGCGCCCGCCATCCCATTCGAGTTCGGCGTGGTCGCCGCCCTGGCCGCGGCGGTGGCTTGCGTCATGGTCCAGAATACGCAGCTCGGGCTGGAGTTCTTCCGGCAGGTGCTGACCAAGAAATCCCTCTGGTCCATGGTTTTCGTCATTACCGCCATCTTCGTCTTCAAGGACATTCTCCAGGCCGCGGGCGTGGTCAGCGAGATGGCCCGCGTGGCGGGCGGCAACGCGGCCCTGTTCGCCTCGGCCGCTTTCCTGCCGTTTCTCGTCGGCATGGTGGCGGGCATCAACGTGGCCTTCGTGGGCGCGACCTTTCCTTTGCTGCTCGGCGTGCTCGCCTCCCTCGGTATGCAGGATCAGACTATTCCCTACATCGTGCTGGCCACATTCTGCGGCTTTACGGGCGTGATGATATCGCCCATTCACATTTGCTTCATTCTCACCTGCGAATACTTCCAGTGCGACCTGGGGCGGACCTGGCGCAAGGTTGTGCCTCCGTGTCTCGTCTTCCTCGCATCGGGAGTGGCTCTTTTCTTTCTCTACATCTGA